A genomic segment from Alistipes senegalensis JC50 encodes:
- a CDS encoding aspartate aminotransferase family protein has protein sequence MELFNVYSLYPIEPVRGRGCFVYDEAGTEYLDLYGGHAVISIGHAQPDYVRAVQEQVARLGFYSNSVENTLQRTLAEKLGRISGYDDYRLFLCNSGAEANENALKLASFHTGRSKVLAISKAFHGRTSGAVAVTDNPAIQSPFNRTPNVEFTPLNDLEAARQKLATREFAAVIVEGIQGVSGIHCPTDEFLRGLREAATETGTQLVLDEIQSGYGRTGRFFAHQAAGIRPDLITTAKGMANGFPIGGVLIAPHFEARPGLLGTTFGGSHLACAAAIAVLEVIERDGLVKNAAEVGEHLLSELHKIDGLKEVRGRGLMIGIEIDGSGSELRKRLLFEKHIFTGGAGASTVRLLPALCLTHEMAERFLAAFKEVLA, from the coding sequence ATGGAATTATTCAACGTATATTCGCTATATCCGATCGAACCCGTCCGGGGCCGGGGCTGCTTCGTCTACGACGAGGCGGGCACCGAGTATCTCGACCTCTACGGCGGCCACGCCGTGATCTCGATCGGGCATGCGCAGCCCGACTACGTACGGGCCGTGCAGGAGCAGGTCGCACGCCTCGGGTTCTATTCGAACTCGGTGGAGAACACGCTCCAACGGACACTCGCCGAAAAACTCGGGCGCATCTCGGGTTACGACGACTACCGCCTCTTCCTCTGCAACTCGGGGGCCGAGGCCAATGAAAACGCCCTGAAACTGGCGTCGTTCCACACGGGCCGCAGCAAGGTGCTGGCCATCTCGAAGGCTTTCCACGGCCGCACGTCGGGAGCCGTCGCCGTAACGGACAACCCCGCGATTCAGTCGCCCTTCAACCGCACCCCCAACGTGGAGTTCACGCCGCTGAACGACCTCGAAGCCGCCCGGCAGAAACTTGCGACGCGGGAGTTCGCGGCGGTGATCGTCGAGGGCATCCAGGGCGTGTCGGGCATCCACTGCCCCACGGACGAATTTCTGCGCGGGCTGCGCGAAGCGGCCACCGAAACCGGGACGCAGCTGGTACTGGACGAAATCCAGTCGGGATACGGCCGCACGGGGCGGTTCTTCGCCCATCAGGCGGCGGGCATCCGTCCCGACCTCATCACCACGGCCAAAGGCATGGCCAACGGATTCCCGATCGGCGGCGTGCTGATCGCGCCCCATTTCGAGGCGCGTCCGGGACTGCTGGGAACCACCTTCGGAGGCAGCCACCTGGCCTGCGCGGCGGCGATCGCCGTGCTGGAGGTGATCGAACGCGACGGACTCGTGAAGAACGCCGCCGAAGTCGGCGAACACCTGCTGTCCGAACTGCACAAGATCGACGGGCTGAAAGAGGTGCGCGGACGCGGCCTGATGATCGGCATCGAGATCGACGGTTCGGGCTCGGAGCTCCGCAAGCGGCTGCTCTTCGAAAAACACATCTTCACCGGCGGGGCGGGAGCCTCGACCGTGCGGCTGCTGCCGGCGCTGTGCCTCACGCACGAAATGGCGGAGCGCTTTTTGGCGGCATTCAAAGAGGTACTCGCATAG
- a CDS encoding acetylornithine carbamoyltransferase translates to MDKFTCVQDIGDLRQAVAEAEEIKRDRFQFTGLGRNKTLLMLFFNSSLRTRLSTQKAAMNLGMNVMVLDVNQGAWKLETERGVVMDGDKAEHLLEAIPVMGSYCDVIGVRSFARFADKAEDYEERVLEQFIRYSGRPVFSMEAATRHPLQSFADLITIEEYKTVERPKVVMTWAPHPNALPQAVPNSFAEWMNAADYDFVITHPEGYELDPKFVGTARVEYDQRKALEGADFVYAKNWAAYADPNYGKVLSRDRAWTVDTEKMALTNNAYFMHCLPVRRNMIVTDEVIESPRSLVIPEAANREISAQVVLKRLLEGLK, encoded by the coding sequence ATGGATAAATTTACCTGCGTACAAGACATAGGCGACCTGCGTCAGGCCGTCGCCGAAGCGGAGGAGATCAAGCGCGACCGCTTCCAGTTCACGGGGCTGGGGCGCAACAAAACGCTGCTGATGCTCTTCTTCAATTCGAGCCTCCGCACGCGGCTCTCGACCCAGAAGGCCGCCATGAACCTCGGGATGAACGTCATGGTCCTCGATGTCAACCAGGGGGCCTGGAAGCTCGAAACCGAACGGGGCGTGGTGATGGACGGCGACAAGGCCGAACACCTGCTGGAGGCGATTCCCGTGATGGGGTCCTACTGCGACGTGATCGGCGTGCGCTCGTTCGCGCGCTTCGCGGACAAGGCCGAGGATTACGAAGAACGCGTGCTGGAGCAGTTCATCCGCTACTCGGGACGCCCGGTCTTCTCGATGGAGGCCGCGACGCGCCATCCGCTGCAAAGTTTCGCCGACCTCATCACCATCGAGGAGTACAAGACCGTGGAGCGCCCGAAGGTCGTGATGACCTGGGCCCCGCACCCCAACGCCCTGCCGCAGGCCGTGCCCAACTCGTTCGCCGAGTGGATGAACGCTGCGGACTACGATTTCGTCATCACCCACCCCGAGGGGTACGAGCTCGACCCGAAATTCGTCGGCACGGCCCGGGTGGAATACGACCAGCGCAAGGCCCTCGAAGGCGCCGACTTCGTCTATGCGAAGAACTGGGCCGCCTATGCGGACCCCAACTACGGCAAGGTGCTGTCGCGCGACCGCGCATGGACGGTGGACACCGAGAAGATGGCGCTCACGAACAACGCATACTTCATGCACTGCCTGCCCGTCCGGCGCAACATGATCGTCACGGACGAGGTGATCGAATCGCCCCGTTCGCTGGTGATTCCCGAGGCCGCGAACCGCGAAATATCGGCCCAGGTGGTGCTCAAACGACTGTTGGAGGGGCTGAAATGA
- the argB gene encoding acetylglutamate kinase: MERITVVKIGGNVIDNPAALKRFLKEFAALEGPKILIHGGGKLATRLAERLELKVQMVDGRRITDKGTLDVVTMVYAGLINKQVVAGLQAAGCNALGLSGADGNAVTARRRNPHPVDYGFVGDIERVDSELLRRLLEGGITPVFSAIMHDGKGTLLNCNADSVASAVALGAAQIVPTDLVFCFEKAGVLRDPEDDTTLIREITAATYAPLKEDGTVSKGMIPKIENALKAIEKGVRSVTIKHSDNLLNDTGTVIRNS; encoded by the coding sequence ATGGAACGGATCACGGTCGTAAAGATCGGCGGCAACGTCATCGACAACCCCGCAGCGCTGAAACGCTTTCTGAAAGAGTTCGCCGCGCTGGAAGGTCCGAAAATCCTGATCCACGGCGGCGGGAAGCTGGCCACGCGGCTGGCCGAGCGGCTGGAGCTGAAAGTGCAGATGGTTGACGGGCGCCGCATCACCGACAAAGGAACGCTGGATGTGGTGACGATGGTCTACGCGGGGCTTATCAACAAGCAGGTCGTCGCAGGGCTTCAGGCCGCGGGATGCAACGCCCTCGGACTGTCGGGGGCCGACGGAAACGCCGTCACGGCCCGCCGCCGCAATCCGCATCCGGTGGACTACGGATTCGTGGGCGACATCGAGCGGGTGGATTCGGAACTGCTGCGCCGGCTGCTGGAAGGGGGCATCACGCCCGTCTTCTCGGCCATCATGCACGACGGGAAAGGGACGCTGCTTAACTGCAACGCCGACAGCGTGGCTTCGGCCGTGGCGCTGGGAGCGGCGCAGATCGTCCCGACGGACTTGGTATTCTGCTTCGAGAAAGCCGGAGTCCTGCGCGACCCGGAGGACGACACGACGCTGATCCGCGAAATCACGGCAGCGACGTACGCCCCGCTCAAGGAGGACGGAACGGTGAGCAAGGGGATGATCCCCAAGATCGAAAACGCCCTGAAAGCCATCGAGAAAGGCGTGCGGAGCGTCACGATCAAACATTCGGACAATTTACTGAACGATACGGGAACGGTGATCCGGAATTCGTAA
- a CDS encoding M20 family metallo-hydrolase has product MDKAVTDAVELLKRLIATPSLSRDEARTAELIAGYLAEHGAVPERLANNVWVRSEGFDPARPTLLLNSHHDTVRPAASYTRDPFVPTVEGDRLYGLGSNDAGASAVCLIQTFLTFRKRELPFNLVLAVSAEEECMGEHGMRALLPALGRIDMALVGEPTGMQAAAGERGLVVLDCTAHGKSGHAARGEGVNALYIALEDIARLRSFRFERESELLGPVGIAVTQIEAGTQHNVVPDTCRFVADIRTTDAYTNEETVEILRAAIRSDAVPRSTRIRASALGAEHPLMRAARAAGRTSYVSPTTSDMALMPFPSLKMGPGQSSRSHTADEFVLLTEIAEGIAVYENYIEKLALEYGKTLG; this is encoded by the coding sequence TTGGATAAAGCTGTCACAGATGCCGTCGAGCTGCTGAAAAGGCTGATCGCAACGCCCTCGCTCTCGCGCGACGAAGCACGCACCGCGGAGCTGATCGCGGGATACCTCGCGGAGCACGGCGCCGTGCCCGAACGGCTTGCGAACAACGTCTGGGTGCGTTCGGAGGGATTCGATCCGGCGCGTCCGACGCTGCTTCTGAACTCGCACCACGACACGGTGCGTCCGGCGGCTTCGTACACCCGCGATCCGTTCGTGCCGACGGTCGAGGGCGACCGCCTCTACGGCCTCGGAAGCAACGACGCGGGAGCTTCGGCGGTATGTCTGATACAGACGTTCCTGACCTTCCGGAAGAGGGAGCTGCCTTTCAACCTCGTGCTGGCCGTCTCGGCCGAGGAGGAGTGCATGGGCGAGCACGGCATGCGGGCCCTGCTGCCCGCGCTGGGCAGGATCGACATGGCGCTGGTCGGCGAACCGACCGGCATGCAGGCCGCCGCAGGAGAACGGGGGCTGGTGGTGCTGGACTGCACGGCGCACGGCAAAAGCGGCCATGCGGCCCGCGGCGAGGGGGTCAACGCCCTCTACATCGCGCTGGAAGACATCGCGCGGCTGCGTTCGTTCCGCTTCGAGCGGGAATCGGAGCTGCTGGGTCCGGTCGGAATCGCGGTGACGCAGATCGAGGCCGGGACGCAACACAATGTGGTGCCCGACACCTGCCGCTTCGTCGCGGACATCCGCACGACGGACGCCTACACCAACGAGGAGACGGTCGAAATCCTGCGGGCGGCCATCCGGTCGGACGCCGTGCCCCGTTCGACGCGCATCCGGGCCTCGGCGCTCGGAGCGGAACATCCGCTGATGCGGGCGGCCCGGGCCGCAGGGCGCACTTCTTACGTGTCGCCCACGACATCGGACATGGCGCTGATGCCCTTTCCGTCGCTCAAAATGGGCCCCGGACAGTCGTCGCGCTCGCACACGGCGGACGAATTCGTGCTTCTGACGGAGATCGCGGAGGGAATCGCCGTCTACGAAAACTACATCGAAAAATTAGCTTTGGAATATGGCAAAACTTTGGGATAA
- the argH gene encoding argininosuccinate lyase: MAKLWDKGFEPDKMIEEYTVGDDRELDMRLARYDVEGSLAHIAMLEKIGLLTAEELSTLTAGLREIAAEIEAGRFEIEPGTEDVHSQVELMLTRRLGDAGKKIHSGRSRNDQVLVDLKLFLRDELRQTADAVKVVFDRLQELSERYKAVLMPGYTHLQIAMPSSFGLWFGAYAETLIDDMRLLAAAWHIANQNPLGSAAGYGSSFPLDRTMTTRLLGFEALHYNVVAAQMSRGKSERAAAAAIAAVAATIGRLAMDACLFMSQNFGFISLPDELTTGSSIMPHKKNPDVFEIMRGRCNRLQSVPNEIALLTTNLPVGYHRDLQLMKDILFPATTEIKRTLRMCDFMLAHLRVNEHILDDRKYDYLFTVEDVNRLVLQGTPFREAYKEVGMAVQKGAYTPTREVHHTHEGSIGNLCTAEIRQKMERVLEEFV, translated from the coding sequence ATGGCAAAACTTTGGGATAAGGGGTTCGAACCCGACAAGATGATCGAGGAATACACCGTGGGCGACGACCGCGAACTGGACATGCGGCTGGCGCGCTACGACGTAGAAGGGTCGCTGGCCCATATCGCCATGCTGGAGAAGATCGGCCTGCTGACCGCCGAAGAGCTCTCGACGCTGACGGCGGGGCTCCGGGAGATCGCCGCGGAGATCGAAGCCGGACGCTTCGAGATCGAACCCGGCACGGAGGACGTGCATTCGCAGGTCGAACTGATGCTCACCCGCCGGCTGGGCGACGCGGGCAAGAAGATCCATTCGGGCCGTTCGCGCAACGATCAGGTGCTGGTGGACCTCAAACTGTTCCTGCGCGACGAGCTGCGGCAGACGGCCGACGCCGTGAAGGTAGTCTTCGACCGGCTGCAAGAGCTCAGCGAACGCTACAAAGCGGTGCTGATGCCGGGCTACACCCACCTGCAAATCGCCATGCCCTCGTCGTTCGGACTGTGGTTCGGGGCCTATGCCGAGACGCTCATCGACGACATGCGCCTGTTGGCCGCGGCGTGGCACATCGCCAATCAGAACCCGCTGGGATCGGCCGCCGGATACGGCTCGTCGTTCCCGCTCGACCGCACGATGACCACCCGCCTGCTGGGATTCGAGGCCCTGCACTACAACGTCGTGGCGGCGCAGATGAGCCGCGGCAAGAGCGAACGCGCCGCAGCGGCCGCCATCGCCGCCGTAGCCGCGACGATCGGCCGGCTGGCGATGGACGCCTGCCTGTTCATGAGCCAGAACTTCGGCTTCATCTCGCTGCCCGACGAGCTGACCACCGGGTCGAGCATCATGCCCCACAAGAAGAATCCCGACGTTTTCGAGATTATGCGCGGACGCTGCAACCGCCTGCAATCGGTGCCCAACGAAATCGCGCTGCTGACGACCAACCTCCCGGTGGGCTACCACCGCGATCTGCAACTGATGAAGGACATCCTCTTCCCGGCGACGACCGAGATCAAACGGACGCTCCGGATGTGCGACTTCATGCTGGCGCACCTGCGCGTCAACGAGCACATCCTCGACGACCGGAAATACGACTACCTCTTCACGGTGGAGGATGTCAACCGGCTGGTGTTGCAGGGCACGCCCTTCCGCGAAGCCTACAAGGAGGTGGGCATGGCCGTGCAAAAGGGCGCATACACCCCCACCCGCGAGGTGCACCACACCCACGAAGGCAGCATCGGCAACCTCTGCACCGCCGAAATCCGGCAGAAGATGGAACGCGTGCTGGAAGAATTCGTCTGA
- a CDS encoding DUF4139 domain-containing protein: MTRLNCIAWLLLSICAAAVAPASGQTKVKTSVEKVTLFIDGAQVTRTKQIDLPAGNSTLVFTGLSPYLDDKSMQVAAKGRFTVTAVNRLFNHTDSLERSARQKALEQELARIRLEQQQQKAAREVIDAETDLLKVNCSVGNRNAATPLAAIKELNEYYASRMQELKRRTLELDGRTKVLGERERQVLADLAQLGGRQSAPMSEVEVRIEAPAACKGAFTLTYYVRNAGWFPSYDIRSGGLSEPVEISYKANIFQNTREEWKNVGLTLSSSNPTTGNIAPQLKTWWLDYGTTPPRYASDLTGNTVSGTVFDEQREPLIGASVLVPGTTVGTSTDAQGRYSVTVPDGASSLQFNYIGYKSQTRAIAGSTMNVVMQEDNARLDEVVVTAYGSAPSAALSGKAAGVRVRGKAAPAMEAEFIELAEESEAMEVEQTQTQLGYEFEIRQPYTIPSDGKSVAAEIGRYRLPATYTYRSTPKIDKDAFLVAEATDWAKLNLLEGEANVYFENTFVGKSILSPREAGDTLRFSMGRDRGIRIERTKESDYSARRAIGSNQTQSMGWKLAVRNTRTEPVTLILTDQLPVSRNSSITVAEEELSGGTPDKNTGTVTWRLELKPGEQRELRLRYAVKYPKGRSLTIE; encoded by the coding sequence ATGACACGTCTGAATTGCATCGCATGGCTGCTGCTGAGCATCTGCGCGGCGGCCGTCGCTCCGGCATCGGGGCAGACGAAGGTGAAGACCTCCGTCGAAAAGGTCACCCTCTTCATCGACGGGGCGCAGGTGACGCGCACCAAGCAGATCGACCTGCCGGCCGGCAACTCGACGCTCGTATTCACGGGGCTCTCGCCCTACCTCGACGACAAGAGCATGCAGGTCGCCGCCAAGGGGCGATTCACCGTGACGGCCGTCAACCGACTCTTCAACCATACGGACAGCCTCGAACGCTCGGCCCGGCAAAAGGCGTTGGAGCAGGAACTCGCCCGAATCCGGCTCGAACAGCAGCAGCAGAAAGCCGCACGCGAGGTGATCGACGCGGAAACCGATCTGCTGAAGGTCAACTGTTCGGTGGGCAACCGCAATGCGGCGACGCCGCTGGCGGCCATCAAGGAGCTCAACGAATATTACGCCTCCCGGATGCAGGAGCTCAAACGCCGGACGCTCGAACTGGACGGGCGGACGAAAGTGCTGGGCGAACGCGAACGGCAGGTGCTCGCCGACCTGGCCCAGCTGGGCGGCAGACAGTCGGCGCCGATGAGCGAGGTGGAGGTGCGGATCGAGGCTCCGGCGGCCTGCAAGGGAGCCTTCACGCTAACCTACTACGTCCGCAACGCCGGGTGGTTCCCCTCCTACGACATCCGCTCGGGCGGATTGTCGGAGCCCGTGGAGATCTCCTACAAGGCCAATATTTTCCAGAACACCCGGGAGGAGTGGAAGAACGTCGGGCTGACGCTCTCTTCGTCGAACCCCACGACGGGAAACATCGCCCCGCAGCTGAAAACCTGGTGGCTCGACTACGGAACGACGCCGCCCCGCTACGCCTCCGACCTGACGGGCAACACCGTGTCGGGAACGGTATTCGACGAACAGCGCGAACCGCTCATAGGCGCCAGCGTCCTCGTCCCGGGCACCACCGTCGGGACTTCGACCGACGCGCAGGGGCGTTATTCGGTCACCGTGCCCGACGGAGCTTCGAGCCTGCAATTCAACTACATCGGCTACAAGTCCCAGACCCGCGCCATCGCGGGCAGCACGATGAACGTCGTGATGCAGGAGGATAACGCACGGTTGGACGAAGTTGTCGTCACGGCATACGGAAGCGCACCATCCGCGGCTCTCAGCGGCAAGGCAGCAGGAGTGCGGGTGCGCGGCAAAGCAGCCCCGGCGATGGAAGCGGAGTTCATAGAGCTCGCCGAAGAGAGCGAAGCGATGGAGGTGGAGCAGACCCAGACTCAGCTGGGCTACGAATTCGAGATCAGACAGCCCTACACCATCCCCTCCGACGGCAAGAGCGTGGCGGCCGAGATCGGACGCTACCGGCTCCCGGCGACATACACCTACCGATCGACGCCGAAGATCGACAAGGACGCCTTCCTCGTGGCGGAGGCCACCGACTGGGCGAAACTCAACCTGCTGGAGGGCGAAGCCAACGTCTATTTCGAAAACACGTTCGTGGGCAAGAGCATCCTCAGCCCCCGGGAAGCCGGCGACACGCTCCGCTTCTCGATGGGCCGCGACCGGGGCATCCGCATCGAACGCACGAAGGAGAGCGACTACTCGGCGCGCCGGGCCATCGGATCGAACCAGACTCAGAGCATGGGATGGAAACTCGCCGTCCGCAACACCCGCACGGAGCCCGTGACGCTGATACTCACGGACCAGCTGCCCGTGTCGCGCAACAGCTCGATCACTGTCGCTGAAGAGGAGCTGAGCGGCGGAACGCCGGACAAAAACACCGGAACGGTCACCTGGCGGCTGGAGCTGAAACCCGGCGAACAGCGCGAACTGCGGCTGCGCTATGCGGTGAAATACCCCAAGGGCCGGAGCCTGACGATCGAATGA
- the efp gene encoding elongation factor P: MTITAADIKIGMCIEMDGKTFLVVDFQHCKPGKGPAFVRSKLKNLENGRVLENTFSSVSQKIEQVRVERRPYQFTYEDDLGAHFMHTETFEEINIDRNLINNYDLITDGQIVEVMFHTEKEAVLSAELPPIVDMEVIYTEPGIKGDTASTNSLKPATVNSATAKDGATIRVPLFINTGDKIRVDTRTREYYERIK, translated from the coding sequence ATGACAATTACAGCAGCTGACATCAAGATCGGCATGTGTATCGAAATGGACGGCAAGACGTTCCTTGTGGTCGATTTCCAGCACTGCAAACCGGGCAAGGGCCCTGCCTTCGTCCGTTCGAAACTCAAAAACCTGGAAAACGGCCGCGTGCTGGAAAACACCTTTTCGTCGGTGAGCCAGAAGATCGAGCAGGTGCGCGTCGAGCGCCGTCCCTATCAGTTCACCTACGAGGACGACCTGGGCGCTCATTTCATGCACACCGAAACCTTCGAGGAGATCAACATCGACCGGAACCTGATCAACAACTACGACCTGATCACCGACGGACAGATCGTCGAGGTGATGTTCCACACCGAGAAGGAGGCCGTTCTTTCGGCCGAGCTTCCTCCGATCGTCGATATGGAGGTGATCTACACCGAGCCGGGCATCAAGGGCGACACGGCTTCGACCAACTCGCTGAAACCCGCGACGGTGAATTCCGCGACGGCTAAGGACGGCGCCACGATCCGCGTGCCGCTGTTCATCAACACGGGCGACAAGATCCGCGTTGACACCCGCACCCGCGAGTATTACGAGCGCATCAAATAA
- a CDS encoding polysaccharide deacetylase family protein, giving the protein MPDLIWEIDDEDGVFLTFDDGPTPGVTEWILSTLDKYGAKATFFVLGKNVEMYPDLYKRILDAGHKVGNHTYSHQKGWGMSLERYTEDVDFANDLIHSELFRPPYARITPAQARFLGQRYKLVMWDIISRDYNRRLSPRTCLKNVTKYLAPGAIVVFHDSEKAFRNMRYALPRTLEKIRQMGLKCKAIEL; this is encoded by the coding sequence ATGCCGGACCTGATCTGGGAGATCGACGACGAAGACGGGGTGTTCCTCACCTTCGACGACGGCCCCACGCCGGGCGTCACCGAGTGGATACTCTCCACGCTGGACAAGTACGGTGCCAAAGCTACCTTCTTCGTGCTGGGCAAGAACGTCGAGATGTACCCCGACCTCTACAAACGCATCCTCGACGCCGGGCACAAGGTGGGCAACCACACCTACTCGCACCAGAAGGGCTGGGGCATGAGCCTCGAACGCTATACGGAAGATGTGGATTTCGCCAACGACCTGATCCACAGCGAGCTGTTCCGCCCGCCCTATGCGCGCATCACGCCGGCGCAGGCGCGTTTTCTGGGCCAGCGCTACAAGCTGGTGATGTGGGACATCATCTCGCGCGACTACAACCGCCGCCTTTCGCCCCGCACCTGTTTGAAGAACGTCACGAAGTACCTCGCGCCGGGCGCCATCGTGGTGTTCCACGACAGCGAAAAGGCTTTCCGCAACATGCGCTACGCGCTGCCCCGCACGCTGGAGAAGATCCGGCAGATGGGCCTCAAATGCAAGGCGATAGAGCTTTGA
- a CDS encoding DUF4837 family protein, with the protein MKTILRIALVAAVIVSVTGCDAFKTLNKSKKSAQGKPYELIVVCPQAEWTGEVGDSLRAIFTAPVPYLNQTEPLFDVLRVTERGFTGMVADHRNILKVLVDPSLQAASTAVQYDVTADPQIVLTLQGPDDKAVVDYLSQHRGELVHVLEQAERDRAVKANETYNNPGIEAAVRKTFGVEMRVPKGYLLAAEKENFVWARNEYPTASQGFFVYSYPYEGPESLSAEALTAARNKFAALIPGPSEGSYMTTSDAFEPGYRMFRLEGRLWCELRGFWDVHGDFMGGPFVSYSTVDTATNRVFTLDCYVYAPDLNKPRKRNYMRGVEHLLYSVRFPKQAE; encoded by the coding sequence ATGAAAACTATCCTCCGTATCGCATTGGTTGCCGCCGTCATCGTCTCGGTGACGGGCTGCGACGCCTTCAAGACCCTGAACAAATCGAAAAAAAGCGCGCAGGGAAAGCCCTACGAGCTGATCGTGGTATGCCCCCAGGCCGAGTGGACGGGCGAGGTCGGAGATTCGCTGCGCGCGATCTTCACGGCCCCGGTGCCCTACCTGAACCAGACCGAACCGCTCTTCGACGTGCTGCGCGTCACCGAACGCGGTTTCACGGGCATGGTTGCCGACCACCGCAACATCCTCAAAGTGCTCGTCGATCCCTCGCTGCAAGCGGCCTCGACGGCCGTGCAATACGATGTCACCGCCGACCCGCAGATCGTGCTGACGCTTCAGGGACCCGACGACAAGGCCGTGGTGGATTACCTCTCGCAGCACCGCGGGGAACTCGTCCACGTCCTCGAACAGGCCGAGCGCGACCGCGCCGTCAAGGCCAACGAAACCTACAACAACCCCGGCATCGAAGCGGCCGTCCGCAAGACGTTCGGCGTCGAAATGCGCGTTCCGAAGGGATACCTGCTGGCCGCCGAGAAGGAGAACTTCGTCTGGGCCCGCAACGAATACCCCACCGCCAGCCAGGGATTCTTCGTCTACTCCTACCCCTACGAAGGTCCGGAATCGCTCTCGGCCGAGGCCCTGACCGCTGCGCGCAACAAGTTCGCGGCGCTGATTCCCGGTCCGTCGGAGGGCTCCTACATGACCACTTCGGACGCTTTCGAACCCGGCTACCGCATGTTCCGCCTCGAAGGACGCCTGTGGTGCGAGCTGCGCGGGTTCTGGGACGTGCACGGCGACTTCATGGGCGGTCCGTTCGTGAGCTACTCGACCGTGGACACGGCCACCAACCGCGTCTTCACGCTCGACTGCTACGTCTACGCCCCCGACCTGAACAAGCCCCGCAAACGCAACTACATGCGCGGCGTCGAACACCTGCTCTACTCGGTGCGCTTCCCCAAGCAGGCGGAGTGA
- the cls gene encoding cardiolipin synthase, which yields MQQILTYTFLVFYTVTILSIVLVIITDNRNPLKTLPWIIVLVFAPVVGLVFYFFFGQNLSKRRIISRRTRRRITMQLEEARDTGRPEIPEEHRRLAALLYSTTHSVALYGSRITPYTDGRSKMEALLAEIARAKHHIHIQYYIFCDDETGRRLRDALVEKVRQGVEVRILYDDVGCSGVKKDFFEGMRREGIEVFSFLHVKFPLFTSKVNYRNHRKIAVIDGRVGFIGGMNVADRYVRGTGWGSWRDTHFRIEGSGAAGLQVSFLSDWSATTKQHITGAAYFPQSERHAENILQIVPSGPFGQWRALLQADSYAVSNARRRIWIQTPYYLPSDVLNTALQVAALAGVDVRLMLPARSDSKIVDLASHSYLDDMMKAGVKILFYKPGFLHSKLLIIDDTLTVIGSANMDFRSFEHNFEINAFVYDTEFTARMDAVFRDDATRCHALTPGEWFNRPRPRRWAESLMRVFSPLL from the coding sequence ATGCAGCAGATCCTGACATATACGTTCCTCGTTTTCTATACGGTCACGATCCTCAGCATCGTCCTGGTCATCATCACCGACAACCGGAATCCGCTGAAGACCCTGCCGTGGATCATCGTACTCGTATTCGCCCCCGTCGTGGGGCTGGTGTTCTATTTCTTCTTCGGGCAGAACCTCTCCAAACGGCGCATCATCTCCCGCCGCACGCGCAGACGCATCACCATGCAGCTCGAAGAGGCCCGTGACACCGGGCGGCCCGAAATTCCGGAGGAGCACCGCCGGCTGGCCGCGCTGCTGTACAGCACGACCCACTCCGTCGCGCTCTACGGCAGCCGCATCACCCCCTACACCGACGGCCGCTCGAAGATGGAAGCCCTGCTGGCGGAGATCGCCCGGGCGAAACACCACATCCACATCCAATACTACATCTTCTGCGACGATGAAACGGGACGCCGCCTGCGCGACGCGCTGGTGGAGAAGGTCCGGCAGGGGGTCGAGGTGCGCATCCTCTACGACGACGTGGGGTGCAGCGGCGTGAAAAAGGACTTTTTCGAGGGGATGCGCCGCGAAGGAATCGAGGTGTTCTCGTTCCTGCACGTCAAGTTCCCGCTCTTCACCAGCAAGGTCAACTACCGCAACCACCGCAAGATCGCCGTCATCGACGGCCGCGTGGGATTCATCGGCGGCATGAACGTCGCCGACCGCTATGTCCGCGGCACGGGGTGGGGTTCGTGGCGCGACACCCATTTCCGGATCGAGGGCAGCGGCGCGGCGGGACTCCAGGTGTCGTTCCTGAGCGACTGGTCGGCGACCACCAAACAGCACATAACGGGCGCGGCCTATTTCCCCCAGTCGGAACGCCATGCGGAGAACATCCTCCAAATCGTTCCCAGCGGCCCCTTCGGCCAATGGCGGGCGCTGTTGCAGGCCGACAGCTATGCCGTTTCGAACGCCCGGCGGCGAATCTGGATACAAACCCCCTACTACCTCCCCTCGGACGTGCTGAACACGGCGCTGCAAGTGGCGGCGCTGGCCGGTGTGGACGTACGGCTGATGCTCCCGGCCCGCTCCGACTCGAAGATCGTGGACCTGGCGTCGCACTCCTACCTCGACGACATGATGAAAGCCGGCGTGAAGATTCTCTTCTACAAACCCGGATTCCTGCACTCCAAACTGCTGATTATCGACGACACGCTGACCGTGATCGGCTCGGCGAACATGGATTTCCGCAGCTTCGAACACAACTTCGAGATCAACGCCTTCGTCTACGACACGGAATTCACGGCCCGGATGGACGCCGTGTTCCGCGACGACGCCACGCGCTGCCACGCCCTGACACCCGGAGAATGGTTCAACCGTCCGCGGCCGCGCCGCTGGGCGGAGTCGCTCATGCGGGTCTTCTCCCCGCTGCTGTAA